The nucleotide window GTAACTTGAACAATCGTTCCGCCGTTTTCCGAGCCTTGAATATCGACACGTCCTCCAAATGGATGAACACGCTCGCGTACACCGATAAGCCCAAGTGATTGTGGATCGAATATTTTTTCTTCAGGAATGCCGACGCCGTTGTCCCGAATATTCAAATTCAAAATATGGTCTTTGATTTCGAGCCCGGCTTCGACGCGCGTAGCGAATGAATGTCTCGCGACGTTCGTTAGTGTTTCTTGAAATATCCGGAAAATGGCAATTGCACGATTTTGGTCGAGTGCTATTTCCTCCTGACATAATTTTAGATTACACGAAATTCCAGTTCGGTTTTGAAATTCACCGCAATACCATTCGACCGCCGCCGTTAAGCCTAAATCGTCAATTAACCCAGGTCTAAGTTCTGTAGAAATTCTCCGCACCGTTTGAATCGTGGAATCAATGAGTTGTGACATAGATTCGATCTTGTCGATAACCGTTTTTTGATCTGGCGTAACCTTTTTCATCAGCCAGTTCAGATCCATTTTCAAGGCCGTCATCGATTGCCCAAGTTCATCGTGAATTTCACGGGCTATATTGGCGCGTTCTTCTTCACGGATTGATTGTAAGTGCGCCGAAAGATTCCTTAACTGATCGCGCGAGTTTTTCATCTCCCTTTCAACCAGTTTCCGGTCGGTGATATCGATGACAATCCCCCGAAGACCGGAAGTCAAGCCATTCTGCCGGATCGGATGAGAAAAGATTAACGCTTGAAAAACGCTCCCGTCTTTGCGCAGAGCGGTGTATTCGTATCCTTCAACCTTTTTGCTTTTTAAAATGTGATAAACATTTTCAGTGACCCGTTTTCTATCTTCCGGGACGAAGAGTTGAGCAAAATTGACACCTTTTACAATATCTTCCTCCGAATACCCAAATGTCTCATAACCATATTGATTGGTAAAACGGCACTTTCCATCAATATCGAGTTCAAAAACTGTTTGCGGTAGATGATCGACCAATTCGCGAAAATCGTTTTCGCACCTGCTATTTTCGTTTCTCGAAGGCATATTCAATCGGGCAAATCAAACGCGTCTTCCAGTGCGGTTTTTGCCACATCCATCTCCTTTTCATCGATAACCAAACTCACGGATGAAATACTCGTCGAAATGCCGAGAATGTTTATTTCTGCCCGACCCAGCGTCGAACACGTCTGTCCGGCAATCAGCGGCTTCTCGCGAAAATGCGGTCCATAAATGCAGATGATGCCGACATCTTCCAACCAGCGATCGCCTTTTGCATGGACGACATCGCGAAGTCCTTCGATAATCGACTGCACTTTTTTCTTGAATCCCGACTGAAAACAAAAAGTAATGTCGGCAGTCCCTTCACAATTCCAACTTTCAGTAATGAACTCGATGTTGACTTGATTTTGTCCAAGAAAGCTAAGCACTTTCCCGGCAATTCCAGGTTGATTAGGCGCCGATAAAATCGAAACCATAACCAGATCATGATTTTCGATGATCCCACCAATCTTGATCTTTTCGCTTTTATCAGGTTCTTGTATTAATTCCATCGGTGTCATTTTACTACCGAAAATCAGCGAAGTTTATTTTGTCAGACATTTTTTAATAATTTCAACCAATCGGTTCGGCATGACCGGTTTTTCGATGAACTCATCGACAGGCAATGTGTCGGAATCCTTTTCAAACTGGATACCCATTTGTTGAGACACAGCCGTTAGCATCACAATTGGAATACCGGCGATTTCCGGATTTGCGCGAATGTCGTGTGCGACTTCAAATCCTTCGTCCCACGTCGCCATCATCACGTCGAGAA belongs to Candidatus Marinimicrobia bacterium CG08_land_8_20_14_0_20_45_22 and includes:
- a CDS encoding response regulator yields the protein MKKKILIIDDDIDLVEVLRLTLEKNGYEVFDAQDGTRGMGEILKIRPDLVILDVMMATWDEGFEVAHDIRANPEIAGIPIVMLTAVSQQMGIQFEKDSDTLPVDEFIEKPVMPNRLVEIIKKCLTK